From one Luteolibacter sp. SL250 genomic stretch:
- a CDS encoding flavodoxin domain-containing protein has translation MLVLFATMTGNAEDAAENIAKRLRKSGHDVSVANIEKHTPQSLPARGEPVLFVVSTWGDGEPPDEAIDFFGDLEGLASGDLDGLLYSVYALGDSGYDEFCGFGRKLDAGLEAKGAVRIAARAEADIDYEEFIEDWTNDVHAALEDQFAA, from the coding sequence ATGCTCGTCCTGTTCGCAACCATGACCGGAAACGCCGAAGATGCGGCGGAAAACATCGCGAAACGTCTCCGGAAATCCGGCCATGACGTCTCCGTCGCCAACATCGAAAAGCATACGCCGCAGAGTCTTCCGGCCCGTGGCGAGCCGGTGCTTTTCGTCGTCAGCACCTGGGGCGATGGCGAACCGCCGGATGAAGCGATCGACTTTTTCGGCGATCTCGAGGGCCTAGCATCCGGGGATCTTGATGGCTTGCTTTACTCGGTCTACGCGCTCGGGGACTCCGGCTATGATGAGTTCTGCGGCTTCGGCCGGAAGCTGGATGCCGGGCTGGAGGCAAAGGGAGCGGTGCGCATCGCCGCCCGTGCCGAGGCGGACATCGATTACGAAGAGTTCATCGAAGACTGGACCAACGACGTCCACGCCGCACTGGAGGACCAATTCGCCGCCTGA
- a CDS encoding PepSY-associated TM helix domain-containing protein: MRWLHIYSSMFGLLAILFFSVTGITLNHPSWTFGSEMKEDTAKGTMPMEWMGDAAKEPAKLEIVEHLRKEHRVRGLVDDFTVDESECSITLKGPAYSADVFLDRESGKYEVTQRFAGATAFFNDLHKGRDSGKAWSLVIDISAILLIIVSLTGIALLLYIKRRRRTGLLSSLGGLAVLLLILWWCVP; this comes from the coding sequence ATGCGCTGGCTGCACATCTATTCCTCGATGTTCGGCCTGCTCGCCATCCTGTTCTTCAGCGTCACCGGCATCACCCTCAACCATCCCTCGTGGACCTTCGGCAGCGAGATGAAGGAGGACACCGCCAAGGGCACCATGCCCATGGAGTGGATGGGCGACGCCGCGAAGGAACCGGCGAAGCTGGAGATCGTCGAGCATCTCAGGAAAGAGCACCGCGTCCGTGGGCTGGTGGATGACTTCACCGTCGATGAAAGCGAGTGCTCCATCACCCTGAAAGGCCCCGCCTACTCCGCGGATGTCTTCCTCGACCGCGAATCCGGCAAGTATGAGGTGACCCAGCGGTTCGCCGGGGCCACCGCCTTTTTCAACGACCTCCACAAGGGGAGGGATTCCGGAAAGGCATGGTCGCTGGTCATCGACATCTCCGCCATCCTGCTGATCATCGTCTCGCTTACCGGCATCGCCCTGCTGCTCTACATCAAGCGGCGGCGGCGGACGGGACTGCTGTCCAGCCTCGGAGGACTGGCGGTCCTGCTGCTGATCCTGTGGTGGTGTGTGCCGTAG
- a CDS encoding DUF2271 domain-containing protein gives MKSLVPFLALSVVAAHAETFSFHHENVLGTSLELRVSADSEATARQAEASVLAEIDRLTAVLNTWSNDSEISRWQASGKTAVVSADLAAVLKACDQWAADSEGAFSVRVKASAADMGTPAWTLDGTTATFTAKAGGITVDALAKGYIIDRAVEKAAGVTGIALNIGGDLRVTGEQSIMIADPRDDAENAAPLATVTLRDQALATSGDYRRGNHIIDPRSGKPATHIASASVIAPDATTADALATIFNVLQPSESLAMADAMPGVSCLIVSHDGGVFRSRAWREDRQQNMLVAADAAPAFEMKVDFELDKPEAERYLRPYVAIWIEDKDDFPVRTLSLWLLKGEKGLRWLPDLKRWNRSDKTRRLADTTDIVPLITSATRNPGKYSVTWDGLDDNKKALPAGEYTLYIEAAREKGTYQIIKHPFKVGEAFTKDLGGNVEIKSASVDYQPKAAAN, from the coding sequence ATGAAGTCCCTCGTCCCTTTCCTCGCCCTTTCGGTGGTCGCCGCCCATGCGGAGACCTTTTCCTTCCACCATGAAAACGTGCTCGGCACGTCCCTCGAACTTCGCGTCTCCGCGGACTCGGAAGCCACGGCCAGACAGGCGGAGGCTTCGGTACTCGCGGAGATCGACCGCCTCACCGCGGTCCTCAACACCTGGTCGAATGACAGCGAAATCTCCCGCTGGCAGGCCTCCGGGAAAACGGCGGTCGTTTCCGCCGACCTCGCCGCGGTGCTCAAGGCCTGTGACCAGTGGGCGGCGGACTCTGAGGGTGCGTTCAGCGTCCGCGTGAAAGCCTCCGCCGCCGACATGGGGACACCCGCCTGGACGCTGGATGGAACCACCGCCACCTTCACCGCGAAGGCTGGTGGGATCACCGTGGATGCGTTGGCAAAGGGCTACATCATCGACCGTGCGGTCGAAAAGGCAGCGGGTGTCACCGGCATCGCCCTCAACATTGGCGGGGATCTGCGTGTCACCGGGGAGCAGTCGATCATGATCGCGGACCCGCGGGACGATGCGGAGAACGCCGCGCCGCTCGCCACCGTGACGCTGCGCGACCAGGCGCTCGCCACCAGCGGCGACTACCGCCGGGGGAACCACATCATTGACCCGCGGAGCGGAAAGCCGGCCACCCACATTGCCAGTGCCTCCGTCATCGCGCCGGACGCCACCACGGCGGATGCGCTTGCGACCATCTTCAACGTGCTGCAGCCGTCGGAGAGCCTCGCCATGGCGGACGCCATGCCCGGTGTTTCCTGCCTCATTGTTTCCCATGATGGCGGCGTCTTCCGCAGCCGTGCCTGGCGTGAAGACCGCCAGCAGAACATGCTTGTGGCAGCTGATGCCGCGCCCGCTTTCGAAATGAAGGTGGACTTTGAGCTCGATAAGCCGGAGGCCGAACGCTACCTGCGCCCCTATGTCGCCATCTGGATCGAGGACAAGGACGACTTTCCCGTCCGCACCCTCTCCCTCTGGCTGCTGAAGGGCGAAAAAGGCCTCCGCTGGCTGCCTGACCTCAAGCGCTGGAACCGCTCCGACAAGACCCGCCGCCTCGCGGACACCACGGACATCGTCCCGCTCATCACCTCCGCCACGCGGAACCCCGGGAAATATTCCGTCACCTGGGATGGTCTGGACGACAACAAGAAGGCGCTGCCTGCCGGGGAATACACGCTCTACATCGAGGCCGCGCGGGAGAAAGGCACCTACCAGATCATCAAGCACCCGTTCAAGGTGGGCGAAGCATTCACCAAAGACCTCGGCGGGAACGTCGAGATCAAGTCCGCCTCCGTGGACTACCAGCCCAAGGCCGCAGCGAACTGA
- a CDS encoding IS3 family transposase — MIKELRESSGASLRRICSVLGLPRSTYHHKPRPPAQPWPDQELAALISTIFHANRRCYGYRRIACELANRGVSCGWQRARRMMRRQGLHAIQRRRFTPKTSDGKASHPCANLLAKLPPPQAPDQVWAGDITFIPSREGWLYLAVVIDLWSRRIIGWSLSRSIDRALVTDALRQALQSRRKIVSTIFHSDRGSQYSSTAFRAMLAGSGLRQSMSRLANPYDNARTESFMGTLKAEMAEEEIFRNLDEARQKIFSYIDAFYNPRRLHSSIGYLSPNQFEARFQRQK; from the coding sequence CTGATCAAGGAGCTGCGGGAAAGCAGCGGGGCCAGCCTGCGCAGGATCTGCTCGGTGCTGGGTTTGCCGCGCAGCACCTATCACCACAAGCCCCGTCCTCCCGCGCAACCCTGGCCGGATCAGGAACTCGCCGCCCTCATCAGCACCATCTTCCACGCCAACCGCCGCTGCTACGGCTACCGCCGGATCGCCTGCGAATTGGCCAATCGTGGCGTCTCCTGCGGCTGGCAGCGGGCGCGCAGGATGATGCGCCGGCAAGGTCTCCACGCCATCCAGCGCCGGCGCTTCACCCCGAAGACCAGCGATGGCAAGGCCTCCCATCCCTGTGCCAACCTGCTTGCCAAACTGCCGCCACCCCAGGCTCCCGACCAGGTCTGGGCCGGGGACATCACCTTCATCCCGAGCCGTGAGGGTTGGCTCTACCTCGCCGTGGTCATCGACCTGTGGTCACGCCGGATCATCGGCTGGAGCCTGTCACGCTCCATCGACCGCGCGTTGGTCACCGATGCCCTGCGGCAGGCGCTCCAGAGCCGCAGGAAGATCGTTTCCACCATTTTCCACAGCGACCGGGGCAGCCAGTATTCGAGCACCGCGTTCAGGGCGATGCTTGCCGGATCAGGCCTGCGACAGAGCATGTCGCGGCTGGCCAATCCCTACGACAACGCCAGGACCGAATCCTTCATGGGTACCCTCAAAGCGGAAATGGCGGAGGAGGAAATCTTCAGGAATCTGGATGAGGCGCGGCAGAAGATCTTCAGCTACATCGATGCCTTCTACAATCCGAGGCGGCTCCATTCGTCGATCGGATACCTCAGTCCCAACCAATTCGAAGCCCGATTCCAGAGACAGAAATGA
- a CDS encoding inorganic phosphate transporter: MTLILIVILVALTFEFINGFHDTANSIATVVSTKVLTPRQAIMLAAITNLIGALVGHAVAKTISSGLVDAAFVTTSTIICALLGGIVWNLLTWWLGLPSSSTHALVGGLVGATLANAQNNWDAILWSTEKIKDGKIVHEGILHKVVIPMFTSPMIGLVGGFVVMTLLYLLLRNSRPMWVNRFFGRAQVFSAGYMGFAHGLADAQKTMGIITLALVTATSAGTFNDLPNWLTFLKMDKSAVAEEQIMKFVNGAVDQEAAVILEQEADKLKPGEFKESFYVLAGMVHEAAGDNTAAAAVRAKAHEIHKQDIAIENARILPKIPLIGTFAAAEPTEWDVVLAGAAESAEKRGKPGLPAAATKVNDLTPGVPPWIKIICAIVMAAGTASGGWRIIKTMGHKMVKLQPVHGFAAESTAATLLAVTGHLGMTVSTTHAITTAIMGVGATKRFSAIDGKIVKKILGAWFLTLPAAAGVAYVTMWIWLKVAG; encoded by the coding sequence ATGACGCTCATCCTCATCGTCATCCTCGTCGCGCTGACGTTCGAGTTCATCAACGGTTTCCATGATACCGCGAACTCGATCGCCACGGTGGTCTCGACGAAGGTCCTGACCCCGCGTCAGGCCATCATGCTGGCCGCCATCACCAACCTCATCGGCGCATTGGTCGGCCACGCCGTGGCGAAGACCATCTCCTCCGGGCTGGTGGACGCCGCGTTCGTGACCACTTCCACGATCATCTGCGCGCTTCTGGGCGGCATCGTCTGGAATCTGCTCACCTGGTGGCTGGGCCTGCCGTCCAGCTCCACCCACGCTTTGGTCGGAGGCTTGGTCGGCGCGACACTGGCGAACGCCCAGAACAACTGGGACGCCATCCTGTGGTCCACGGAGAAGATCAAGGATGGCAAGATCGTCCATGAGGGGATCCTGCACAAGGTGGTCATCCCCATGTTCACCTCACCGATGATCGGTCTGGTGGGCGGATTCGTCGTGATGACGCTCCTTTACCTCCTGCTGCGGAACTCGCGGCCGATGTGGGTGAACCGCTTTTTCGGCCGGGCACAGGTGTTCAGCGCCGGCTACATGGGCTTCGCCCACGGCCTGGCGGACGCCCAGAAAACCATGGGCATCATCACGCTCGCGCTGGTGACGGCGACGAGCGCGGGCACCTTCAACGATCTCCCGAACTGGCTGACCTTCCTGAAAATGGACAAATCCGCCGTCGCGGAGGAGCAGATCATGAAATTCGTGAATGGCGCCGTCGATCAGGAGGCCGCCGTCATCCTGGAGCAGGAAGCGGACAAGCTGAAGCCGGGTGAGTTCAAGGAATCCTTCTACGTGCTGGCCGGGATGGTGCACGAAGCGGCCGGTGACAACACCGCCGCCGCCGCCGTCCGGGCGAAGGCACATGAGATCCACAAGCAGGACATCGCCATCGAGAACGCGCGCATCCTGCCGAAGATCCCGCTCATCGGCACCTTCGCCGCCGCGGAACCCACGGAGTGGGATGTTGTCCTGGCCGGTGCGGCGGAATCCGCCGAAAAACGCGGCAAGCCGGGCCTGCCCGCCGCCGCCACGAAGGTGAACGACCTCACCCCCGGCGTGCCGCCGTGGATCAAGATCATCTGCGCCATCGTGATGGCCGCCGGCACCGCCTCCGGTGGCTGGCGGATCATCAAGACCATGGGCCACAAGATGGTGAAGCTGCAGCCCGTCCACGGCTTCGCCGCGGAAAGCACCGCCGCCACCCTCCTCGCCGTCACCGGTCACCTCGGCATGACGGTCTCCACCACCCACGCCATCACCACCGCCATCATGGGCGTGGGCGCGACGAAGCGTTTCAGCGCCATCGACGGGAAGATCGTGAAGAAGATCCTGGGTGCCTGGTTCCTCACCCTCCCCGCCGCCGCAGGCGTCGCCTACGTGACGATGTGGATCTGGCTGAAGGTGGCGGGTTGA
- a CDS encoding glycoside hydrolase family 3 N-terminal domain-containing protein, translating to MFCCRHMMDGSLLVLGMAGPELTVEEADLFRRLQPAGFILFSRNIVSKEQTRKLTDDLRDLSSEMPIIAIDQEGGRVTRTKEIAPVAPSAPALAAHGKTLESANAGAFTGDLLRLLGINMDLGPVLDLDYHPGAQNALRGRCWGRDPQRVIDHAGNWNRWLRKRSIASCGKHFPACGRALSDPHHDLPSSDATLEDLMKEDIIPYTALAPELDAILLAHIEFPNIDPEFPASLSPRIIRRFLRDQLGFDKHVVLTDDLDMGAITKRYGRGPDVKLAIEAGNDLALICHNIASAETAARAIAELPIWMVDEAKERVDRFRRKKLHDPAPWSEKKWNETCAAIAALADRVPEIPEQSATSPVAEY from the coding sequence ATGTTCTGCTGCCGCCACATGATGGATGGATCCTTATTGGTGCTCGGCATGGCCGGGCCGGAGTTGACGGTGGAGGAAGCGGATCTTTTCCGCCGCCTGCAACCGGCCGGGTTCATCCTCTTTTCCCGCAACATCGTTTCCAAGGAACAGACGCGGAAGCTCACCGACGACCTGCGCGACCTTTCCTCGGAGATGCCCATCATCGCCATCGACCAGGAAGGCGGCCGCGTCACCCGGACGAAGGAGATCGCCCCCGTCGCCCCGTCCGCCCCTGCGCTGGCCGCGCATGGCAAGACGCTGGAAAGTGCGAACGCCGGCGCCTTCACCGGAGATCTGCTCCGCTTGCTGGGCATCAACATGGACCTCGGCCCCGTGCTGGACCTGGACTACCACCCGGGCGCGCAGAACGCGCTGCGCGGGCGTTGCTGGGGCCGCGACCCGCAGCGGGTCATCGACCACGCGGGCAACTGGAACCGCTGGCTGCGGAAACGCTCCATCGCCAGTTGCGGGAAGCATTTCCCCGCCTGCGGGCGCGCCCTTTCCGATCCCCACCACGATCTGCCTTCCTCCGACGCCACCCTCGAGGATCTGATGAAGGAGGACATCATCCCCTACACCGCGCTCGCCCCGGAGCTGGACGCCATCCTCCTCGCCCACATCGAGTTCCCGAACATCGATCCGGAGTTCCCCGCCTCACTTTCCCCGCGGATCATCCGCCGCTTCCTCCGCGACCAGCTCGGCTTCGACAAGCACGTCGTCCTCACCGACGACCTCGACATGGGCGCGATCACCAAACGCTACGGCCGCGGGCCGGATGTGAAGCTCGCCATCGAGGCGGGAAATGACCTCGCCCTCATCTGTCACAACATCGCCAGCGCGGAGACCGCCGCACGCGCCATCGCCGAGCTGCCCATCTGGATGGTCGATGAGGCGAAGGAGCGCGTGGACCGCTTCCGCCGCAAGAAGCTCCACGACCCGGCCCCGTGGTCGGAGAAAAAGTGGAACGAGACGTGCGCGGCCATCGCTGCCCTCGCCGACCGTGTGCCGGAGATCCCGGAGCAATCCGCCACCAGCCCGGTGGCGGAGTACTGA
- a CDS encoding DNRLRE domain-containing protein, with translation MEKRGVSTMWAAGLAAALVAGQASAATYVFRETAGYNTGGATVRSDDPSTGTTGAVTPPTDTIIAGTTGTIVLHGFFEFDLSAIEAAAAGNPFTIDSVTLSLRTSSAAGSGATALNFQLSLLGNNLDFDESTVNWTNAPGGPGGVAGTLLSSESFVPNAVNQTRTFGSTSAFQSAVADVLANDPDNTIRLFLQTESGSGFARFLSDENATESNRPTLTVNYTVVPEPSTGIALAGGLTLLAGLRRRSR, from the coding sequence ATGGAAAAACGCGGAGTAAGCACGATGTGGGCGGCTGGTTTGGCCGCAGCACTTGTAGCGGGCCAGGCATCAGCGGCGACCTATGTCTTCAGGGAAACCGCAGGATACAACACCGGGGGAGCCACCGTCCGCAGCGACGACCCATCCACCGGCACCACTGGAGCCGTGACCCCTCCGACGGACACCATCATCGCCGGCACCACCGGCACCATCGTCCTGCACGGTTTCTTCGAGTTCGACCTGAGCGCCATCGAGGCGGCGGCGGCCGGCAACCCGTTCACCATCGACAGCGTGACGTTGTCGTTGCGGACCTCATCCGCCGCCGGTTCGGGCGCCACCGCCCTGAATTTCCAGCTTTCCCTGCTGGGGAACAACCTGGATTTCGATGAATCGACGGTGAACTGGACCAATGCGCCGGGCGGCCCGGGAGGGGTGGCGGGCACCCTGCTGAGCTCGGAAAGCTTTGTCCCGAATGCGGTCAACCAGACGCGCACCTTCGGCTCGACCTCCGCTTTCCAATCCGCCGTGGCCGACGTTTTGGCGAACGATCCGGACAATACCATCCGCCTCTTTCTCCAGACAGAGTCCGGGAGCGGTTTCGCCCGGTTCCTGAGCGACGAAAATGCGACGGAATCCAACCGCCCGACCCTGACGGTGAACTACACCGTCGTTCCGGAACCTTCCACCGGCATCGCCCTGGCGGGTGGACTCACCCTGTTGGCAGGGTTGCGCCGCCGGAGCCGCTGA
- a CDS encoding transposase, producing MSAQYSDEFMIRAVALIDACGSVTEVSRQLGVARSALYRWRDKARKPAPRPTSPQKEAALVSELQAVRRELARLTQENDILKKASAILGSSVPPDPER from the coding sequence ATGAGTGCCCAGTATAGTGATGAGTTCATGATCCGTGCCGTTGCCTTGATCGACGCCTGTGGATCGGTCACCGAGGTGTCCCGCCAGCTCGGCGTGGCGCGCAGCGCCCTCTACCGCTGGCGCGACAAGGCACGGAAGCCCGCCCCGCGCCCCACCTCCCCGCAAAAGGAAGCCGCCTTGGTTTCCGAGTTGCAGGCGGTCCGCCGCGAACTGGCCCGCCTCACCCAGGAGAACGACATTTTAAAAAAAGCCTCCGCGATCCTGGGCTCCTCTGTTCCACCCGATCCAGAACGCTGA
- a CDS encoding gamma carbonic anhydrase family protein, with product MAIEGFEGIHPTIHESVFIAASADVVGRVTIAEESSVWYNATLRGDINEITIGPRSNIQDNVVIHLADDLGCHIGELVTVGHSAILHACVVKDEVLIGMGAIVLDGAVIGERSIVGAGALVTGGTIIPPGSLVLGSPAKVVRTLSPDEQAKVKHWAEKYVVNSRKYLAR from the coding sequence ATGGCTATCGAGGGTTTTGAAGGCATCCATCCCACCATCCATGAATCCGTGTTCATCGCCGCGAGCGCGGACGTGGTGGGCCGGGTGACCATCGCGGAGGAATCCAGCGTCTGGTACAACGCCACCCTGCGCGGCGACATCAACGAGATCACCATCGGCCCGCGCTCGAACATCCAGGACAACGTGGTGATCCACCTCGCGGACGACCTCGGCTGCCACATCGGGGAGCTGGTGACGGTCGGCCACTCCGCCATCCTGCACGCCTGCGTGGTGAAGGATGAGGTCCTCATCGGCATGGGGGCCATCGTCCTGGACGGCGCGGTCATCGGGGAACGGTCGATCGTGGGCGCCGGTGCGCTCGTCACCGGCGGCACCATCATCCCGCCCGGCTCCCTGGTTCTGGGGTCCCCGGCAAAGGTGGTCCGCACCCTTTCTCCGGACGAACAAGCGAAGGTGAAGCACTGGGCGGAGAAATACGTGGTGAATTCGCGCAAATACCTCGCCCGCTGA
- a CDS encoding bifunctional nuclease family protein: protein MPDLVRVEPIALLPTQAGCAVFLGDGEKSIVFYIDPAVGISINASLSGQLPPRPLTHDLFQHALKAFGATVSRAVIVRMESEVYFARLILEAENEIMERKIVELDARPSDCIALAVRSGAPLYVLRELWDTLEDMSGTLEDMRRENGQGDDNFPG from the coding sequence ATGCCAGATCTTGTCCGAGTTGAACCGATCGCCCTGCTCCCCACCCAGGCCGGATGTGCCGTTTTTCTGGGGGATGGGGAGAAATCGATCGTCTTCTACATCGACCCTGCGGTGGGCATCTCCATCAACGCGTCCCTGAGCGGCCAGCTTCCGCCGCGGCCGCTGACCCACGATCTTTTCCAGCATGCGCTCAAGGCCTTCGGCGCGACCGTCTCACGGGCGGTCATCGTGAGGATGGAGAGCGAGGTCTATTTCGCCCGTCTGATCCTGGAAGCGGAGAATGAGATCATGGAGCGGAAGATCGTGGAACTGGACGCCCGCCCATCCGATTGCATCGCCCTGGCGGTGCGCTCCGGCGCACCGCTCTACGTGCTGCGGGAACTGTGGGACACCCTGGAGGACATGTCCGGCACTCTGGAAGACATGCGGCGGGAGAACGGGCAGGGTGACGACAACTTTCCCGGCTGA
- a CDS encoding EF-hand domain-containing protein, which translates to MKIKIPFLLALTLSGAAFTQAHEEGGGGGGGQRGGGPGGFMARLPVIKALDKDQNGELSAEEIAGASAALLTLDKDGDGKLSAEEIRPVMPPRGETPHQIAERTFEAFDKNKDKKITGDELPERMKAMLGRADSDKDGAVTEEELEKLIEKETPPPAPRGEGGPRPDGEAPKPGV; encoded by the coding sequence ATGAAAATCAAGATCCCGTTCCTCCTCGCGCTCACCCTGTCCGGTGCCGCATTCACCCAAGCCCATGAAGAAGGAGGCGGCGGTGGTGGCGGCCAGCGCGGTGGTGGTCCCGGTGGCTTCATGGCCCGCCTGCCCGTCATCAAGGCGCTGGACAAGGACCAGAACGGGGAGCTCTCCGCGGAGGAAATCGCCGGAGCCTCCGCCGCCCTGCTCACGCTCGACAAGGATGGGGATGGCAAGCTTTCCGCCGAGGAGATCCGTCCGGTGATGCCGCCGCGTGGCGAAACCCCGCACCAGATCGCGGAGCGCACCTTCGAGGCCTTCGACAAGAACAAGGACAAGAAGATCACCGGAGACGAGTTGCCGGAACGCATGAAGGCGATGCTCGGCCGCGCGGACAGCGACAAGGACGGCGCCGTAACCGAGGAAGAGCTGGAGAAGCTCATCGAGAAGGAGACCCCGCCACCCGCTCCGCGCGGTGAAGGCGGCCCGCGCCCGGATGGCGAAGCCCCGAAACCCGGCGTCTGA
- a CDS encoding DUF47 family protein codes for MISIQRLFGKEDRFFELLLASANEAHESIDFLTDILRREKEHSLNEFAAVRKKDKQITREISELLVKTFVTALEREDIEALSSALYKIPKTVEKFVERYMISTDRVASTDFTKHAAMLDEATVHVVDLIKTLKKGMDIVRVKELNDRIQQIEGDADKLMLDCLKDLYSGKYDPLDVHIISKLYDLLEKVVDRCRDVGNVATQIAYKNS; via the coding sequence ATGATTTCCATCCAACGCCTTTTCGGGAAAGAAGACCGGTTTTTCGAGCTGCTGCTCGCCAGCGCCAACGAGGCCCACGAAAGCATCGACTTCCTCACCGACATCCTGCGCCGTGAAAAGGAGCACTCCCTCAATGAGTTCGCCGCAGTGCGGAAGAAGGACAAACAGATCACCAGGGAAATCAGCGAGTTGCTGGTGAAAACCTTCGTCACCGCACTGGAGCGGGAGGACATCGAGGCTCTCTCCTCCGCTCTCTACAAGATCCCGAAGACCGTCGAGAAGTTCGTGGAACGCTACATGATCTCCACGGACCGGGTGGCCAGCACGGACTTCACGAAGCACGCCGCGATGCTTGATGAGGCCACCGTCCACGTCGTGGACCTGATCAAAACCCTCAAGAAGGGCATGGATATCGTGAGGGTCAAGGAGCTGAACGACCGCATCCAGCAGATCGAGGGGGATGCGGACAAGCTGATGCTGGATTGCCTGAAGGACCTTTACTCCGGCAAATACGATCCTCTGGACGTGCACATCATTTCCAAACTCTACGACCTCCTGGAGAAGGTGGTGGACCGCTGCCGTGACGTCGGCAACGTGGCGACCCAGATCGCCTACAAGAACTCCTGA